The following nucleotide sequence is from Siniperca chuatsi isolate FFG_IHB_CAS linkage group LG2, ASM2008510v1, whole genome shotgun sequence.
TGGACATTACCTTCCAAATCCAGTATGctgacttccaaaaccaatacgtTCCCTTCCATaaccaatatgaaagttttgtatttttgttgtgataGTTGACATGTATGTGTTAGTGTAATTTAATTGACAGGAAGCCTTTATTGGTGGCAGTACCCTAgttggttttggaagtttgcATTATGAATGTGGAAGTCCCACTTCCAGGTCCTTCACATACCAAATCTACTATGctgacttccaaaaccaatacgtTTCGTTCCATaaccaatatgaaagttttCCAATTTGTGTGCATcttgacatattgattttggaagttattgtctatcattgtcatttatttgacagtaaacCTACTGCATTTGTGCCTAAGTGGCAGTACactattggttttggaagtttgcATATTAGTTTGGAAAGTTTGAATTCTTATTTTGGAAGTTACACTTCCGTTAcgtttcatttatttgacaggaaacatacttttttttttgccaaagtgGCAGTATCCTATTGGTTTTGGAAACTGGCATTTGACTTTAATGCTCATGCCACATCCACACTCCTGTCTAGGTTTGTAATTTCTCAGGCTCAAGATGGAGTTCTGGTGGAGTTATTTCTGATGTGGAAGAGTGAGAAGGAATAGGGAAGATAGGGGAAACAATGGTTGGGGTTAGGTAAGTCTCCAGCAAATTAatataagtcaatgtaatgtcctctgaagtgatggaaacacaactgtgtgtgtgtgtgtgtgtgtgtgtgtgtgtgtgtgtgtgtgtgtgtgtgtgtctcacagaATTTTGCAGGACCTTTCATCTATTTATGATGCATCAACATTCTAGAATCTTATATATCAAAGGCACAGCCAGACACAGCTAAAGAAGTGAAATGCAGTACTTGGTTATCATTTAGAAAGAAACAATGACtcagacattcaaaataatCTGCTGTATGAAGGgacaagaggaaacaacaggaagtttCTTTAACAAGGGATCTCTTGGCAGTCAGTATGCACAAGAGGAACAATTTAAGCGACCGACTTTGCTTTCAATTTGCATATGaaaatgtgagtattttgtTAAGACATACTtgatgtgaacctatcctttaacttGGATATAACTATAACCACATTGTTAGCTTCAAAAGTGAAATGCAGTTGGACTGGACAGGACTTATTAGGTTATCATTTAGGAAGAAACAGCGACTCAGACATTCAAAATCATCTGCTGCATGAATGGACACGAGGAAGACCGTGAGAGGGCGAGTCAGCGACGTAAGCTCCGGATCAAATGCATCCCAATCCAGACAGACTGTTAAACTTCCCAAGCTAATGATAGCCAAATATGATGGTGAAATAAGCCAGTGGCAGGAATTCTGGTCTCAGTATGAAACAGCTATTCACGAAAATGATGCGTTATGCAAGACAGATAAGTTTTCTTACCTCAGATGCTATTTGACTGGAGCAGCAGCTAGAACTATTGCAGGGCTCACAACAACAGATGACAACTATGAACAGTGGGACTACTACAGATGCTGTGTTGTCTTCTGTGACTAGTTCTGTAAAGGTTAAGACAGATACTCAGAAGACAGTACTGCTTCAGACAGTTAAGGCATGGATTTTAGCcccaaaagagagaaagataactCGCTGTCTGTTAGATGGAGGCAGCCAGCGTAGTTTCATTCACAGAAGCGTAGTCAGAGCACTAGGGTTGCCAGTTGTAAGGCAAGAGACACTCAACCTCCATGTTTTTGGTTCCACCTCTCCTGTGACAGAGAAATGCAATATTGTGAGAGTTCAGCTTGAGAACATGTGGAACACTGAAAAGAGACTTGAGATAGAGGCAGTAGAGACTCCTCAGGTGTGTACAGCTCTGATTAAGGTCCCGAGCGAGCCCattcaaactgaaataaagaaaagagggCTGCAGCTTGCAGACTTTCCACTAGAGGGTGCTAACGACCAAGAGTTGCAAGTGTTAATAGGAGCAGATTTCTACTGGCAGGCAGTTACTGGTACGGTCCAAAAGGTTACAAACTCACTTGTAGcagttgaatgcatttttggGTGGGCTTTACAGGGGCCAGTGGCTACCTCCAGTGTTACAGACACCACTTGCATGCACATTAGTTTGACTGAAGACACCCAGATCTCTAAAGAGCTACATGCATTCTGGGAAGTGGAGTCCTTGGGCAtagtcagtcagacagagagcCCAGAGGACTCGGATGTCCTACGAGACTTTGAAAAGACAACCACCTTTGAAAATGGCCGCTGCCAAGTAGAGTTGCAATGGCGAGCTGATAAGACACAACTTCAAGACAACTTAAGGGTAGCAAAGAGACGTTTTGAGAGTCttgtgaaaaaactgaaaactgatgCAACCTTGTGTGAGAGGTACAACAATGTTATACAGGACTACCTCCAGCAAGGCATTTGTGAGGATGCAATAGAGGATACAACAGTGGCAGAGAAACAAGAGACTGTGAAATATTACATGCCACATCACGCTGTTGTACGAGAAGACAAGGCCACAACAAAACTTAGAGTGGTATTTGATGCATCATCACATGAGGAAGGTTGCTCATCACTCAATGACTGTTTGTACAGTGGACCCAACCTAAACCCAAACCTGCTGGACGTGCTTATTCAGTTCAGACTGCATGAGATAGCATTCACTGCAGATATAACCAAGGCTTTTCTCCAGATCTCTCTTTCTGAAAAGGACAAAGACGCTGTTAGGTTCCTGTGGCTGCACGGACCTCCAACTAAAGACTGTAAAAATGAGGTACGTGTCTGAGAATGAACAGAGTAGTTTTTGGAGTGTCTCCCAGCCCATTCTTGCTTGCTGCCGCAATAGGAAAACATCTCAAACAATCTGAAACAGTACAACCCAAGGCAGCACAGACACTCAGAGACTCTTTGTATGTTGACGACTTCATTTGGAGCTCACCAGATGTGCAGGAGGCAGCACAtgtgacaacagcagcaaaggACATTCTCTGTCAGGCAGGCATGAACCTGTGCAAATAGGTAAccaactcacctgatctgagaGCAATGTGGAAAGAAAAAGGAGTACAGTGCACTGGAGAGTCAGAGTCCTGTGGAAATGTGCTCAAGGTTCTAGGACTCGTGTGGAGACCAGAGGAGGccaattttgtgtttgaccaaaGAGGactaatgaacattttaaaagacaaggaaaacacaaagagaggtgTACTACAACCATCAGCCCGCATATTTGACCCCATTGGGTTTCTCACTCCCTTTACTGTTAGAGTGAAGTGCCTTTTCCAAGAAATGGGGGAAAGAGGGCTCAGTTATGGGCATATGTAGCATATTAGATTAGGAATGTAGTATATTGATTTTGGACATCACATTTCCAGGTCTTTCGCCTTCCCCATCTAGTAtgctaacttaaaaaaacaatacaattccaaAATCAGTGGAGTTTCACATTCAATGTGTGGCTTAAGCTATTGATTGTGGAAGATAGTGTATGTTAGTGTAACATAATAATTAgctttatgtgcatgtgtggatgATTTTTAGTGGGTTTTGAAGGTTAGAATATTGAAGCATTTGGGGGGACAAGTTTATGCCTTTATGCCACATCCACACTCTTGTCTAGGTTTGTAATTTCTCAGGCTCAAAATGGAGTTCTGATGGAGTTATTTCTGATGTGGAAGAGTGAGAAGGAATAGGGAAGATAGGGGAAACAATGGTTGGGGTTAGGTAAGTCTCCAGCAAATTAatataagtcaatgtaatgtcctctgaagtgatggaaacacaactgtgagagtgtgtgtgtgtgtgtgtgtgtgtgtgtgtgtgtgtgtgtgtgtgtgtgtgtgtgtgtgtcacagaattTTGCAGGACTTTCATGCATTCATGATGCATCAACATTCTAGAATCTTATATATCAAAGGCACAGCCAGACACAGCTACAGAAGTGAAATGCAGGACTTGGTTATCATTTAGATAGCAACAATGAGTCAGACATTATCAAAATAATCTGCTGTATGAAGGGACAAGAGGAAACAACACGAATTTTCTTTAAGAAGGGATCTCTTGCTACTTCTGGAGTACCTCAAGCAAGATGGCGGCGCTTTAGATAAGCTCTTATCCACTcgcaaattaatataaaatttatGACGCaatagttgacattttgttgaaaaaaagacattgacAACGTCCATGATCCGGATTCTAGGAACTTAATCACGTTTTTCCGTCAGTACTGCGATGACAACGACATCCAAATATTTCAAGGAAGCAAACCGCATGGCGACCAGGCGTACTCCACCTCCGATGGAGGCCAAAGCAGATTTGAGCCCGCCCGAAAAACAGACTGATGCGAAAGTGAGCCTGGAGAGCCGCGAGAGCGCCGTGGAATTGAATGGGAAGATGCTAAATTATCCGTATTTCCCGACATGACGAGGGAACtggctgaaaaaagaaagatgtttCTGCCTGCCAAGAAAGCGCTCCAACAGCTAAATGTGAGGTACACGCTTGCTTTTCCCGCTATCCTGAGATTCACCTGGAAAGGTAGAAACCGTAGTTTTACCAGCACCGAGGAAGCGGAGCGTTTCATCAGCACTTTGCGCAATAATGAGACATAAACAGGTATGCCCTTTTAAGACCGTAATGCTTACGGATGGTGAGGAACATAAAGTCAACCATGAGTAGGAATTAATCGCGAGTGGGTTCTGAACTTTAGATGAGGTGCTGCCCGAGCAGCGTGCAGCTGGACAGCGACAACCGGCTGCATGAGGAGTGACCCGCGGACCAGAAGgagttattttctgttgttgcaTGTTATATTTGcaactgtttttgcttttctgtttttttgttttggtttggagACCGGAGATCGGTCAGAGCTCCCAGTTTGCGTTTTACGGGAGCACTTTATGTTACTTAattgtgttggttttgtttattgtaatttttctaTGAAAAAAGGTTCAGTCATGACAAAGTTTACTATTAAAAATTTGTTATTATACTTGCTAGGTTGCAATATACATATAGGTCTATCGTTATATACACGACAGTGGCTTTGGCATTCCCCATCCCATtctatctgtttatttatttcccccTTGATATTACATAGTACATTATGGTAGGGAATTATATTACATGCATGTCTTGGAATATAAAAGGCTGTGGGAATCCTATTAAAAGAGGCAAAGTTATGGCTTATTTGATACATAATAAACATCGCATTTATCCAGGAAACACACTTTCAAGGGGAAGAGGCTCTAAAATTGAAATATGGATGGGTCGGACAAGTATTCCATAGCTCTTTTTCCAGCAAGCGGAATGGCGTTGTTATACTAGTGaacaagaaattaaattttAGCCTGATTGGTGAGGTCAAAGATTGTGAAGGGAGAATGGTCTGTGTACAGGCCCAGATAAACGGTATCACAGTGGTGTTGTGTAACATCTACGCACCAAATATAGGGGATCCTAGTTTTTTCTATGAAGTAAACAAGACCTTAGGGGAAATGGAAGGTCAAATAATCCTGGCCGGAGATTTTAATCAAGTTTGGGATGCTTTTCTAGACAAAAGTAAATTTAGTAACCAACCGCATCCGCATAGACAGAGTAGCTATTCATATGATGAGTGAAGATAATGGGTTAGTGGATATTTGGCGTCTAGTGAATCCGCACGAGAGGGAATATACCTTTTACTCACATTGTCATAAATCCCACTCCAGAATTGATATGTTTCTGATCTCGAATACCTTGACAAAGCATGTTACACATTGCAAAATAAATGCTATCGCTTTATCAGATCATGCCGCTGTGAAGTTAGGCATTGATATTAACTgcgataaagagagaaaaggcagaTGGAGATTAAACACTTCACTTCTATCACATGAGGCCTTTAGTTTATCGTTAAAAGAAGATTTACAGTCTTTTTTTGAAATCAATACTGGTAGTACTGATAGAAGATCAACTGAATGGGAAGCATCTAAAGCATATGTAAGAGGAAAGATAATAGGCTATGCATCGAAATGGAAAAGGGAGGACCTGGACAGAATACAGGAATTAGATAACAAAATTAAGAATTATGAAAAAGAATTATCCAAACACTTTTCAAATCAATTGTATCAAGATATttgtaaatttaaatttgaactTCAGGAAATGTATAATAAAAAGGTAGAATATGCCTTATTTAGACTGGGAGCTGCTTTCTATGAAGATGGGGAGAAAACTGGTAAACTGCTAGCCAGACAGTTGAAACAAAAGAATACATGCAATTTAATAGCCGCTATTAAGAAAGGAAGTTCAATAGTTACCTcaacaaaggaaataaatgatGTATTGCAGCAGTTCTATAAGGAATTATACACAGCTGATATTAATCCTAAACAAGAAGAATTGCTAAGTTTTTTCTCCAATCTCAAACTACCTAAACTGTCCTCAGAAGAGGTGAGTTTGCTAGAAGGTCCAATAACAGAACTTGAAGTCAGAAAAGCTGTATCTATTATGCGGAATGGAAAATCAGCAGGATTAGATGGGCTCCCTGTTGAATATTATGAACAATATATAGACTTACTTGCACCCATCCTAACAGAAGTATATAATGAAGAATGTACAAGGGGATCTCTTACCCCTTCTTTTAACAATGCTCTAATATCTGTGATTCAGCATATTAGATTGGGAAGGTAGTATATTGATTTTGGACATCACATTTCCAGGTCTTTCGTCTTGCCCATCTAGTAtgctaacttaaaaaaacaatacaattccaaAATCAGTGTGGAAGTTTCACATTCAATGTGTGGCTTAAGATATTGATTGTGGAAGATGTTGTATGTTAGTGTAACATAATAATTAGCTTTATGTGCATCTGTAGATGAATTTTAGTAGGTTTTGAAGGTTAGCATATTGAAGCATTTGGGGGACAagtttatgcctttattacgggcagaaaagtaaatgaaaggaaatgacGTTGTTAggaaatgaaatgcagttggaCTGGACAGGACTTGGTTATCATTTAGGAAGAAACAGCGTCTCAGACATTCAAAATCATCTGCTGGATGAATGGACAAGAGGAAAACAGGAAATTTCTTGGCCAAATTAAGGTACACCAGGTATGTTGCAGTTCATGGTTTGAGCTGTCTTAATCCCCTCCAAAAAGGTACAAGGCAAGCTTAAGATATTTTTGGAAGTTGTTATCTATCAGTGTCATgtatttgacaggaaacctaCTGTATTTGTGCCTGCAATGGTGGCAGTAACCCTATTGAAGTTTTGGTCAAGTTGGCATTTGGCCTTGGAAATTTTGAAGTTTGATTGTGGAAGTCACACTTCCTGGACATTACATTCCAAATCCAGTATGctgacttccaaaaccaatatgttcccttccaaaaccaatatgaaagttttgTATGTGTAGTGATAGTTTACATGTTGATTTTGTAACTTCTTATGTGTTAGTGTAATTTAATTGACAGGCAGCCTTTATTGGCGGCAGTACCCTAGGTGGTTTTGGAAGTTTGCATTATGAATGTGGAAGTCACACTACCAGGTCCTTCACATACCAAATCTACTATGCTGACTTCCTAAACCAATCCATaaccaatatgaaagttttgcattttgtgtgcatcttgacatattgattttggaagttattatctatcattgtcatttatttgacagtaaacCTACTGCATTTGTGCCTAAGTGGCAGTACactattggttttggaagtttgcATGTTAGTTTGGAAAGTTTGAATTCTGATTTTGGAAGTTACACTTCCAGGACTTTTTCCAAACCTTTCCTTCAAAATCAAGTTTCCTTaccaatatgaaagttttgcattttgtgtgcatcttgacatattgattttggacgTTATTAACtatcagtgtcatttatttgacaggaaacctaCTTTATTATTGCCAAAGTGGCAGTATCCTATTGGTTTTGGAAACTGGCATTTGACTTTAATGCTCATGCCACATCCACCCTCCTGTCTAGGTTTGTAATTTCTCAGGCTCAAGATGGAGTTCTGGTGAAGTTatttctgatgtttaagagtgaGAAGGAATAGGGAAGATAGGGGAAACAATGGTTGGGGTTAGGTAAGTCTCCAGCAAATTAATATAagtaaatgtaatgtcctctgaagtgatggaaacacaactgtgtgtgtgtgtgtgtgtgtgtgtgtgtgtgtgtgtgtgtgtgtgtgtgtgtgtcacagaattTTGCAGGACCTTTCATGCCTTCATGATGCATCAACATTCTAGAATTTTATATATCAAAGGCACAGCCAGACACAGCTACAGAAGTGAAATGCAGTTGGACTAGACAGGACTTGGTTATCATTTAGAAAGAAACAATGACtcagacattcaaaataatCTGCTGTATGAAGGgacaagaggaaacaacaggaattTTCTTTAAGAAAGGAATAGGGAAGATAGGGGAAACAATGATTGGGGTTAGGTAAGTCTCCAGCAAATTAatataagtcaatgtaatgtcctctgaagtgatggatacacaactgtgtgtgtgtgtgtgtgtgtgtgtgtgtgtgtgtgtgtgtgtgtgtgtgtcacagaattTTGCAGGACCTTTCATCTATTCATGATGCATCAACATTCTAGAATCTTATATATCAAAGGCACAGCCAGACACAGCTACACAGTGAAATGCAGTTGACTAATGACAGGACTTGGTTATCATTTAGAAAGAAACAATGACTCAGACATTCAAAATCATCTGCTGTATGAATGgacaagaggaaacaacaggaaattTCTTTAAGAAGGAATCTATGTATATTTATGGTCAGCATCTTAGACCCTAAGGTACATGGgcatatgtacatgtatgtatgggCATATGTAGCATATTAGATTGGGAATGTAGTATATTGATTTTGGACATCACATTTCCAGGTCTTTCACCTTCCCCATCTAGTAtgctaacttaaaaaaacaatacaattccaaAATCAGTGTGGACGTTTCACATTCAATGTGTGGCTTAAGATATTGATTGTGGAAGATATTGTATGTTAGTGTAACATAATAATTAGCTTTATGTGCATCTGTACATgattttttgtgggttttgaagGTTAGCATATTGAAGCATTTGGGGGGACAagtttatgcctttattactgaaggaaaagaaatgcaacaaaggtcttGGCCAAATTCGAACCAGGTATGTTGCAGTTGATGGTCGCTGTCTTAACCCCTAAGGTACAGGGGAAgtttttggaagttattatctatcagtgtcatttatttgacaggaaacctaCTGTATTTGTGCCTAAGTGGCAGTACCCTAGTTGGTTTTGAAAGTTTGCATTATGAATGTGGAAGTCCCACTTCCAGGTCCTTCACATACCAAATCTACTATGctgacttccaaaaccaatacgtTTCGTTCCATAACCAATATGAAAGATTTGCATTTTCTGTGCATcttgacatattgattttggaagttattatctatcagtgtcatttatttgacagaaacctgctgcatttgtgCCTAAGTGGAAGTACCccattggttttggaagtttgcATATTAGTTTGGAAAGTTTGAATTCTGATTTTGGAAGTTacaagtcaatgtaatgtcctctgaagtgatggaaaacaacaactgtgagtgtgtctgtgtgtgtgtgtgtgtgtgtgtgtgtgtgtgtgtgtcacagaattTTGCAGGACCTTTCATCTATTCATGATGCATCAACATTCTAGAATCTTATAAATCAAAGGCACAGCCAGACACAGCTACAGAAGTGAAATGCAGGACTTGGTTATCATTTAGATAGCAACAATGAGtcagacattcaaaataatCTGTTGTATGAAGGgacaagaggaaacaacaggaattTTCTTTAAGAAGGGATCTCTTGGCAGTCAGTATGCACAGGAGGAATATGCTTCAGAAGTGAAATGCAGTTGGACTGGACAGAACTTGGTTATCATTTTAGTGTAACATAATAATTAGCTTTATGTGCATCTGTACATGATTTTTAGTGGGTTTTGAAGGTTAGCATATTGAAGCATTTGGGGGGACAagtttatgcctttattactgAAGGAAAAGTAATCCAACAAAGGTCTTGGCCAAATTCGAACCAGGTATGTTGCAGTTGATGGTCGCTGTCTTAACCCCTAAGGTACAGGGGAAgtttttggaagttattatctatcagtgtcatttatttgacaggaaacctaCTGTATTTGTGCCTAAGTGGCAGTACCCTAGTTGGTTTTGAAAGTTTGCATTATGAATGTGGAAGTCCCACTTCCAGGTCCTTCACATACCAAATCTACTATGctgacttccaaaaccaatacgtTTCGTTCCATAACCAATATGAAAGATTTGCATTTTCTGTGCATcttgacatattgattttggaagttattatctatcagtgtcatttatttgacaggaaacctgctgcatttgtgCCTAAGTGGCAGTACCccattggttttggaagtttgcATATTAGTTTGGAAAGTTTGAATTCTGATTTTGGAAGTTacaagtcaatgtaatgtcctctgaagtgatggaaacacaactgtgagagtgtgtgtgtgtgtgtgtgtgtgtgtgtgtgtgtgtgtgtgtgtgtgtgtgtgtgtgtgtgtgtgtgtcacagaattTTGCAGGACCTTTCATCTATTCATGATGCATCAACATTCTAGAATCTCATATATCAAAGGCACAGCCAGACACAGCTACAGAAGTGAAATGCAGGACTTGGTTATCATTTAGATAGCAACAATGAGtcagacattcaaaataatCTGTTGTATGAAGGgacaagaggaaacaacaggaattTTCTTTAAGAAGGGATCTCTTGGCAGTCAGTATGCACAGGAGGAACAATTTAAGCGACCGACCGTGCTTTCAATTTGCATATGGAAATGTCAGTATTTTGTTAAGACATACTTGATTTgaaacctatcctttaacttGGATATAACTATAACCACGTTGTTAGCTTCAGAAGTGAAATGCAGTTGGACTGGACAGAACTTGGTTATCATTTAGAAAGAAACAATGACTCAGACATTCAAAATCATCTGCTGCATGAATGGACAAGAGGAAACAATATGAAATTTCTTCAAGAAGGAATCTATGTCTATTGATGGTCAGCGTCTTAACCCCTAAGGTACATGGGCATATGAAGCATATTAGATTGGGAAGGTagtatatttattttggacATCACATTTCCAGGTCTTTCGTCTTCCCCATCTAGTAtgctaacttaaaaaaacaatacaattccaaAATCAGTGTGGAAGTTTCACATTCAATGTGTGGCTTAAGATATTGATTGTGGAAGATATTGTATGTTAGTGTAACATAATAATTAGCTTTATGTGCATCTGTAGATgattttttgtgggttttgaagGTTAGCATATTGAAGCATTTGGGGGGACAagtttatgcctttattactgaaggaaaagaaatgcaacaaaggtcttGGCCAAATTCGAACCAGGTATGTTGCAGTTGATGGTCGCTGTCTTAACCCCTAAGGTACAGGGGAAgtttttggaagttattatctatcagtgtcatttatttgacaggaaacctaCTGTATTTGTGCCTAAGTGGCAGTACCCTACTGGTTTTGGAAGTTGGCATTTGACTTTGGAAATTTTGAAGTTTGATTGTGGAAGTCACACTTCCTGGACATGACCTTCCAAATCCAGTATGCTGAATTCCAAAACTATTACGTTCCCTTCCAAAACCAATATCAAAGTTTTGTATGTGTTGTGATGgttgacatgttgattttctaacTTCTTATGTGTTAGTGTAATTTAATTGACAGGAAGCCTTTATTGTTGGCAGTACCCTAGTTGGTTTGGAAGTTTGCATTATGAATGTGGAAGTCACACTTCCAGGTCTTTCACATACCAAATGTACTATGctgacttccaaaaccaatacgtTTTGTTCCATAACCAATATGAAAGGTTTGCATTTTTGAGTGCATCTttacatattgattttggaagttattatctatcagtttcatttatttgcCAGGAAACCTACTTTATTATTGTCAAAGTGGCAGTATCCTATTGGTTTTGGAAACTGGCATTTGACTGTAATGCTCATGCCACATCCACATTCCTGTCTATGTTTGTAATTTCTCAGGCTCAAAATGGAGTTCTGGTGGAGTTATTTCTGATGTGGAAGAGTGAGACGGAATAGGGAAGATAGGGGAAACAATGATTGGGGTTAGGTAAGTCTCCAGCAAATTAatataagtcaatgtaatgtcctctgaagtgatggatacacaactgtgtgtgtgtgtgtgtgtgtgtgtgtgtgtgtgtgtgtgtgtgtgtgtgtcacagaattTTGCAGGACCTTTCATCTATTTATGATGCATCAACATTCTAGAATCTTATATATCAAAGGCACAGCCAGACACAGCTACAGAAGTGTAATGCAGGACTTGGTTATCATTTAGAAAGAAACAATGACtcagacattcaaaataatCTGCTGTATGAAGGgacaagaggaaacaacaggaagtttCTTTAACAAGGGATCTCTTGGCAGTCAGTATGCACAAGAGGAACAATTTATGCGACCGACCGTGCTTTCAATTTGCATATGaaaatgtgagtattttgtTAAGACATACTTGATGTGAACATATCCTTTAACTTGGATATAACAACAGGAAATTTCTTTAAGAAGGAATCTATGTCTATTGATGGTCAGCGTCTTAACCCCTTAAGGTACAAGgcatatgtacatgtgtatgggCATATATTCTCACATGGAAGGTTCGCGCCTCTAGCATCATTGAAAGATCACTGGAGGCCACGAGAGAGACCGTGAGAGGGCGAGTCAGCGACGTAAGCTCCGGATCAAATTCATCCCAATCCAGACAGACTGTTAAACTTCCCAAGCTAATGATAGC
It contains:
- the LOC122864200 gene encoding uncharacterized protein LOC122864200 isoform X1 yields the protein MTTMNSGTTTDAVLSSVTSSVKVKTDTQKTVLLQTVKAWILAPKERKITRCLLDGGSQRSFIHRSVVRALGLPVVRQETLNLHVFGSTSPVTEKCNIVRVQLENMWNTEKRLEIEAVETPQVCTALIKVPSEPIQTEIKKRGLQLADFPLEGANDQELQVLIGADFYWQAVTGTVQKVTNSLVAVECIFGWALQGPVATSSVTDTTCMHISLTEDTQISKELHAFWEVESLGIVSQTESPEDSDVLRDFEKTTTFENGRCQVELQWRADKTQLQDNLRVAKRRFESLVKKLKTDATLCERYNNVIQDYLQQGICEDAIEDTTVAEKQETVKYYMPHHAVVREDKATTKLRVVFDASSHEEGCSSLNDCLYSGPNLNPNLLDVLIQFRLHEIAFTADITKAFLQISLSEKDKDAVRFLWLHGPPTKDCKNEVRV